A single genomic interval of Antricoccus suffuscus harbors:
- a CDS encoding MgtC/SapB family protein produces MSGSHVLASIGADGQGWKQVGELALAFLLSSAIGLERQIRGKSAGLRTQAIVGTASALIMLVSKYGFNDVLSPGAVVLDPSRVAAQIVTGIGFLGAGLIITRRGETRGLTTAASVWETAAIGMAAGAGLTVLALVVTCLHFIIVLLFTWLSRYLPGSGRATGHIRIRYRDGQGVLREILAACSKRGWVITGMMTDNDRWSDGLGEIVPGGPEHEDAGRADVAVVLHVAGAGMDDLTSTLGAVDGVVQVDRLTEDESE; encoded by the coding sequence ATGTCTGGGAGCCACGTACTGGCCTCGATCGGCGCAGACGGTCAGGGCTGGAAACAGGTCGGCGAGCTCGCGTTGGCGTTTTTGTTGTCGTCGGCGATTGGGCTAGAGCGACAGATCCGCGGAAAGAGCGCCGGGCTGCGCACTCAGGCGATTGTCGGTACGGCGTCCGCCCTCATCATGCTGGTGAGCAAATACGGGTTTAACGACGTCCTGTCTCCAGGTGCCGTCGTCCTTGACCCGTCGCGTGTCGCTGCGCAGATAGTCACCGGGATCGGATTTCTTGGGGCGGGACTGATCATCACGCGACGGGGCGAAACCCGTGGCCTGACGACGGCGGCGTCGGTCTGGGAAACTGCGGCGATCGGCATGGCGGCCGGCGCCGGACTCACGGTCCTAGCACTCGTTGTCACGTGTCTGCACTTCATTATCGTGCTGTTGTTTACATGGCTGTCGCGCTATCTACCCGGATCGGGTCGCGCGACCGGGCACATTCGAATTCGTTACCGAGACGGGCAAGGTGTGCTGCGTGAGATCCTTGCCGCCTGCAGCAAACGCGGTTGGGTGATCACCGGCATGATGACCGACAATGATCGCTGGTCGGACGGTTTGGGTGAGATCGTCCCGGGCGGCCCCGAACATGAGGACGCCGGACGTGCAGACGTGGCGGTCGTGCTGCACGTCGCGGGAGCCGGAATGGACGACTTGACAAGTACGTTGGGCGCCGTCGATGGGGTAGTGCAGGTCGATCGGCTGACCGAGGACGAGTCGGAGTAG
- a CDS encoding transglutaminase family protein yields the protein MRRLRITHTTGFNYDGEVSASYNEARMLPLDTRKQLLLHSTLDITPVSSRDAYVDYWGTRVTTFESLRPHDSLNLSARSLVELQSREHVPGDVSWDALDGIGDRSKMLSDQLFATEHTSPPAELAALAKEVADRSDTPAEAARTICDTIGDRLEYVPGSTNVTDTASVVWDKQKGVCQDIAHVTLGALRSIGIPARYVSGYLQPSKDPEIGEEMSAQSHAWIEWYCGTWTGYDPTNSLEIADSHVIVGYGRDYHDVAPLRGLYAGSARATLFVNVAITREA from the coding sequence ATGAGACGGCTTAGGATCACGCACACGACGGGCTTCAACTACGACGGCGAAGTGAGCGCGTCGTACAACGAGGCGCGAATGCTGCCGCTGGACACCCGCAAGCAACTCCTACTGCACTCGACGCTTGACATCACGCCGGTGAGCTCTCGCGACGCCTACGTTGACTACTGGGGCACCCGGGTCACCACCTTCGAGTCGCTTCGTCCGCACGACTCGCTCAATCTCAGCGCACGCAGTCTGGTCGAATTGCAGTCACGCGAACACGTACCCGGAGATGTCAGCTGGGACGCCCTTGACGGCATCGGCGACCGGTCGAAGATGCTCAGCGACCAACTGTTCGCCACAGAGCACACGAGCCCTCCCGCCGAGCTGGCCGCGCTGGCCAAAGAGGTCGCCGACAGGTCAGACACGCCCGCTGAGGCGGCCCGGACCATTTGCGACACGATCGGAGACCGCCTGGAGTATGTCCCGGGCTCGACCAACGTGACAGACACCGCCTCAGTCGTATGGGATAAGCAAAAGGGCGTCTGCCAAGACATCGCACACGTGACCTTGGGCGCACTGAGGTCGATCGGGATCCCGGCGCGTTATGTATCGGGCTACCTGCAGCCTTCTAAGGACCCCGAGATCGGCGAGGAGATGTCAGCGCAGTCGCATGCGTGGATCGAGTGGTACTGCGGTACCTGGACCGGCTACGACCCGACCAACTCTCTGGAGATCGCAGACTCGCACGTGATCGTGGGCTACGGGCGCGACTACCACGACGTGGCGCCGCTGCGAGGACTCTACGCAGGTAGTGCGCGCGCGACGCTGTTCGTCAACGTCGCTATCACCCGCGAGGCGTAG
- a CDS encoding alpha-E domain-containing protein produces the protein MLSRIAESLFWIGRYVERADSTARIADIHLQLMLEDQSIEEELACRSLLAIMGCAAPEGQPVTQRDVLRLLAVDRDQPASIAHSLNAARENARRAREIISSDVWECLNTTRMRMPRRLTSEQAHQHFGWVRDRTAMALGMIDSATSRDETWQFFTLGRTLERADMTARMVATRSMPTRPSWTTILWSCGAYEVFLRTYRGAPKTSNAAEFLMLDRLFPRSVLYSLNLAERCLQRIDPTEQRAGVSDAGRRRIGRLRTELEYLPVSDLVANLTGYVDAVQESTLAISQAIQQRYFPSQAIPVWVGDRA, from the coding sequence ACTGATGCTCGAGGACCAGAGCATCGAGGAAGAGCTCGCCTGCCGATCGCTGTTAGCCATCATGGGCTGCGCTGCGCCCGAAGGCCAGCCGGTCACCCAACGCGACGTCCTACGGCTGCTGGCAGTCGACCGGGACCAGCCCGCATCGATCGCGCACTCGCTTAACGCGGCACGCGAAAACGCCCGCAGGGCAAGGGAAATTATCTCGAGTGACGTCTGGGAGTGCCTCAACACGACCCGGATGCGGATGCCACGACGCCTCACCAGCGAGCAGGCGCACCAGCATTTCGGCTGGGTCCGTGACCGCACCGCGATGGCACTCGGGATGATCGACTCGGCGACCAGTCGCGACGAGACGTGGCAGTTCTTCACCCTCGGTCGTACCCTCGAACGCGCCGATATGACCGCGCGGATGGTTGCCACCCGAAGCATGCCGACCCGCCCGTCGTGGACCACCATTCTGTGGTCGTGCGGCGCCTACGAGGTTTTCCTGCGTACTTACCGCGGCGCGCCCAAGACGTCCAATGCCGCGGAGTTTCTCATGCTTGACAGGCTGTTTCCGCGATCGGTGCTTTACTCCCTCAACCTCGCCGAACGATGCCTGCAACGAATCGATCCCACCGAGCAGCGTGCCGGTGTGTCCGACGCGGGCCGGCGCCGTATCGGACGGTTACGCACAGAGCTCGAGTATCTGCCGGTCAGTGATCTCGTCGCTAACCTGACGGGATACGTCGACGCCGTACAGGAGTCCACATTGGCTATTTCACAGGCGATCCAGCAGCGCTACTTCCCCAGTCAGGCGATTCCGGTGTGGGTCGGTGACCGCGCATGA